The proteins below are encoded in one region of Patescibacteria group bacterium:
- a CDS encoding 1-acyl-sn-glycerol-3-phosphate acyltransferase, whose protein sequence is MATIYALSQKVFWVIFFIVEKVLFDLTVENRSGLDLAEIKGPYIVASNHKRRIDPFVIGLAFPLTNKIYPIRFMTADGFLKIPILAQYIRLMGGFPTYYKQGIDKSLDLPIKILKGGVSVGYFPEGSMNRSDVLKEAKRGVAVLAFKSKAPILPVAVKYNGFNKVKVTFGAPFFLPEVVPNNPHEPKIDSYEDMKRAAQVVTGRIGELLK, encoded by the coding sequence ATGGCAACAATCTATGCGCTATCTCAGAAAGTCTTTTGGGTCATCTTTTTTATTGTTGAAAAGGTACTCTTTGACCTTACTGTCGAGAACAGGAGCGGGCTTGATTTGGCAGAGATTAAGGGTCCATATATTGTCGCCTCAAATCACAAGAGAAGGATAGACCCTTTTGTCATAGGGCTGGCTTTTCCGCTCACTAATAAGATCTACCCAATACGATTCATGACGGCAGACGGATTTTTGAAGATTCCCATTTTGGCTCAATACATACGGCTTATGGGGGGCTTTCCTACCTACTACAAGCAAGGGATAGATAAGTCTTTGGATTTGCCTATTAAGATTTTAAAGGGAGGGGTATCGGTAGGCTATTTCCCCGAAGGGAGTATGAATAGAAGTGATGTTTTAAAAGAGGCGAAGAGGGGAGTGGCGGTGCTCGCCTTCAAGTCTAAGGCGCCGATTTTGCCGGTGGCTGTAAAGTATAATGGTTTTAATAAAGTGAAAGTTACATTCGGCGCTCCGTTCTTTTTACCCGAAGTGGTGCCAAACAACCCTCACGAACCGAAGATAGATTCCTACGAAGATATGAAGCGCGCCGCTCAAGTGGTGACGGGGAGGATTGGGGAACTCCTGAAATAA